One window of Methanothermobacter thermautotrophicus genomic DNA carries:
- a CDS encoding aldo/keto reductase: MIRRKLGSTDIEASVLGIGVMRFPEVNGRLERPAADRILAFALDNGINYIDTAYTYHGGKSEVFIGDFLSENDYPDVYVATKLPTWLVRDRRDMESYLNEQRERLRGRLDIYLLHNLKMESWSVLMDMGVMEFLDSLRDEGIYVGFSFHDTADVFFDIFEAYDWDLVQVQHNIVDDEQANPATISHARGQGAGTVIMEPLRGGSLVRNIPPEVMEIYGMAETQRKPVEWCLRYLWDMDDVDVVLSGMSSTSEVRENIRIASSPEELTEDDQAILREVRRAYRMRKSVPCSECGYCMPCPEGVDIPRNLRLLNEIYRFMSTRGVRTEYRKIMGEAERASNCSGCCSCMPCPQMIDIPSELRRLHEKLG; encoded by the coding sequence ATGATCCGCAGGAAACTTGGATCAACAGATATAGAGGCATCTGTTCTTGGTATTGGCGTTATGCGGTTTCCAGAGGTCAATGGCAGGCTTGAAAGACCTGCTGCAGATAGGATCCTGGCTTTCGCCCTTGATAACGGCATAAACTACATTGACACCGCCTACACCTACCATGGTGGTAAGAGTGAGGTTTTCATAGGAGATTTCCTCTCAGAAAATGATTATCCTGATGTTTACGTTGCAACCAAGCTCCCCACCTGGCTGGTGAGGGACCGGAGGGACATGGAGAGTTATCTGAATGAGCAGAGGGAGAGACTCCGGGGTAGGCTGGATATTTACCTCCTCCATAACCTTAAAATGGAGTCATGGTCTGTCCTGATGGACATGGGGGTGATGGAATTCCTGGACTCCCTTCGTGACGAGGGTATATATGTTGGTTTCTCATTCCATGACACTGCAGACGTCTTCTTTGATATATTCGAGGCCTACGACTGGGACCTTGTTCAGGTCCAGCACAACATAGTTGACGATGAACAGGCAAACCCTGCCACCATATCCCATGCCAGGGGTCAGGGTGCGGGTACCGTGATAATGGAGCCCCTCCGTGGAGGTTCACTGGTCCGGAACATTCCCCCTGAGGTTATGGAGATATATGGGATGGCCGAAACCCAAAGGAAACCTGTGGAGTGGTGTCTACGGTACCTGTGGGACATGGATGACGTTGATGTTGTTCTGAGTGGAATGAGCAGCACCTCTGAGGTGAGGGAGAACATCAGAATCGCTTCATCCCCTGAGGAACTTACAGAGGATGATCAGGCCATTCTAAGGGAGGTACGGAGGGCCTACCGTATGAGAAAGAGTGTCCCCTGCAGTGAGTGTGGCTACTGCATGCCCTGCCCTGAGGGCGTGGACATACCCCGTAACCTCAGACTGCTGAACGAGATATACCGGTTCATGAGTACGAGGGGTGTCAGGACAGAGTACCGTAAGATTATGGGTGAGGCTGAGAGGGCCTCAAACTGTTCAGGGTGTTGTTCCTGCATGCCCTGCCCCCAGATGATTGATATACCCTCTGAACTCAGGAGGCTCCATGAGAAACTTGGATAA
- a CDS encoding THUMP domain-containing protein has translation MKGPENFNLLVTLRGQKGGAAGEEIVGLEEVEMALSRYEGELRVIESDFPNVLLFDLNMDPLEAANIIKNSPTTVISKVVPVEAVVKTRLDSIIEKIMVLVSGKVKAGETFRVFCDLRGRRYIKSADELIEAVSEALMERFPIREADEPDWIIQIEVVGDSTGVGVLKPHQVIKKG, from the coding sequence TTGAAGGGTCCTGAAAATTTTAACCTCCTTGTTACACTGCGTGGACAGAAGGGCGGCGCTGCAGGTGAGGAGATAGTTGGTCTTGAAGAGGTTGAAATGGCACTATCCAGGTATGAGGGTGAACTCAGAGTCATTGAATCTGATTTTCCAAATGTTCTGTTGTTTGATCTTAATATGGATCCCCTTGAAGCGGCTAATATTATCAAAAATTCTCCAACCACGGTCATATCCAAGGTTGTCCCTGTGGAGGCTGTTGTGAAGACAAGACTGGACAGTATAATTGAGAAGATAATGGTGCTGGTATCCGGGAAGGTTAAAGCAGGTGAAACCTTCAGGGTGTTCTGTGACTTGAGGGGTAGAAGGTATATAAAGTCTGCTGATGAGCTTATTGAAGCTGTTTCAGAGGCTCTTATGGAACGTTTCCCCATCAGGGAAGCAGATGAGCCCGACTGGATCATCCAGATTGAGGTGGTGGGTGATTCCACAGGTGTCGGTGTGCTAAAACCCCATCAGGTGATTAAGAAGGGGTGA